One segment of Radiobacillus kanasensis DNA contains the following:
- the sigG gene encoding RNA polymerase sporulation sigma factor SigG, giving the protein MTRHKVEICGVDTSKLPVLKNDEMRKLFKQMQDGDYSAREQLVNGNLRLVLSVIQRFNNRGEYGDDLFQVGCIGLMKSIDNFDLGQNVKFSTYAVPMIIGEIRRYLRDNNPIRVSRSLRDTAYKALQVREKLISKTSKDPTPMEIAEEMGVPHSDIVFAMDAIQDPVSLFEPIYNDGGDPIFVLDQLSDDKDKDSDWLDKLSLKEGMHRLNEREKMILNKRFFQGKTQMEVAEEIGISQAQVSRLEKAAIQEMNKEMFE; this is encoded by the coding sequence ATGACAAGACATAAAGTAGAGATTTGCGGAGTAGATACTTCAAAGTTGCCTGTTCTAAAAAACGATGAAATGAGAAAGTTGTTTAAACAAATGCAAGATGGTGATTATTCCGCAAGAGAGCAGTTAGTGAATGGGAATTTGCGGCTCGTTCTAAGTGTTATTCAACGTTTTAATAACCGCGGAGAATACGGGGATGATCTATTTCAGGTTGGTTGTATCGGATTAATGAAATCTATAGATAATTTTGATTTAGGTCAAAATGTAAAGTTTTCTACGTATGCCGTTCCGATGATTATTGGTGAGATTCGCAGATACTTACGAGATAATAACCCGATTAGGGTATCCAGATCATTACGAGATACAGCTTACAAAGCATTACAGGTAAGAGAAAAGCTCATTAGTAAGACTTCAAAGGATCCTACTCCGATGGAAATAGCAGAGGAAATGGGTGTTCCTCATTCTGATATTGTTTTTGCGATGGATGCCATCCAAGATCCAGTTTCTTTATTCGAACCGATTTATAACGACGGTGGTGATCCGATTTTCGTGCTGGACCAGCTTAGTGATGATAAAGATAAAGATTCTGACTGGTTGGATAAACTATCGCTAAAAGAAGGGATGCATCGCTTAAATGAGCGAGAAAAAATGATTCTCAATAAGCGTTTTTTCCAAGGCAAAACCCAGATGGAAGTAGCCGAAGAAATCGGAATTTCCCAGGCACAGGTTTCTCGTTTAGAAAAAGCAGCTATTCAAGAAATGAATAAAGAGATGTTTGAATAA
- a CDS encoding YlmC/YmxH family sporulation protein: MITLSELQIKDIIIVEEGRRLGNITDLEIDEERGRITHLVVGNKGKVMGLFGKDEEITIPWDQILTIGTDVILIRKSGNPQLATSHPVE, encoded by the coding sequence TTGATTACTCTATCGGAGCTACAAATAAAGGACATCATCATAGTGGAAGAAGGAAGAAGGTTAGGAAATATAACGGATTTAGAGATTGATGAGGAACGTGGCCGCATCACGCATCTAGTTGTAGGAAATAAAGGAAAAGTGATGGGGCTGTTTGGGAAGGATGAAGAAATAACAATTCCGTGGGATCAAATTTTAACGATTGGCACAGATGTGATCCTTATCCGAAAAAGTGGCAATCCACAACTTGCCACGAGTCATCCAGTTGAGTAA
- the pgeF gene encoding peptidoglycan editing factor PgeF, with protein sequence MKEPFQQKHPSFVALEEWQKWNEDLVVGISTREGGFSSAPFDSLNVGLHVQDDATTVVRNRHQLAENIGIPLDNWVFAEQVHTTNISVVSEEDRGKGSKSLDSAIPACDGLITKERGIVCAAFYADCVPLFFFDPETGWIGIAHAGWRGTVDGMAPKMVQTLVEQGANRESLRVAIGPSIGKANYQVDAKVIQHIPNAHHDSAVHQQSETHYLLDLQALNKELLLMEGVQETHLYTTKYCTYQDDQLFFSHRRDEGKTGRMLGFIGFK encoded by the coding sequence ATGAAAGAACCCTTTCAACAAAAACATCCTTCCTTTGTCGCATTGGAAGAATGGCAAAAATGGAATGAGGACCTAGTTGTAGGCATTTCGACACGAGAAGGTGGATTTAGCTCCGCTCCGTTTGATTCCTTAAATGTTGGACTTCATGTTCAGGATGATGCAACAACTGTTGTTCGAAATCGACACCAACTGGCAGAAAATATTGGGATTCCATTAGACAATTGGGTGTTTGCGGAACAAGTTCATACGACTAATATCTCCGTTGTTTCGGAAGAGGACCGCGGGAAAGGTAGCAAATCATTAGATAGCGCCATTCCAGCCTGTGATGGTTTGATTACGAAAGAAAGAGGAATCGTATGTGCTGCATTTTATGCAGACTGTGTTCCATTATTTTTTTTTGATCCAGAAACGGGGTGGATTGGGATTGCTCATGCAGGCTGGCGAGGAACCGTCGATGGAATGGCACCAAAAATGGTACAAACATTGGTGGAACAAGGAGCAAATCGTGAGTCCTTACGTGTTGCCATTGGTCCTTCTATAGGAAAAGCTAATTATCAGGTAGATGCAAAGGTAATTCAGCATATTCCCAATGCGCACCACGATTCAGCGGTTCATCAGCAGAGTGAAACCCATTATTTGTTAGACTTACAAGCATTAAATAAGGAATTGTTACTTATGGAAGGTGTGCAAGAGACGCATCTTTATACGACAAAATACTGTACGTATCAAGACGATCAATTATTCTTTTCGCACCGTAGAGATGAAGGGAAAACTGGTCGAATGCTCGGTTTTATCGGATTTAAATAG
- a CDS encoding YggS family pyridoxal phosphate-dependent enzyme — translation MSLESNLSTILNNVRQSCEKVGRNHDEITIIGVTKYVTIERAQEAVDKGIKHLGENRLEGLLEKQQSLSEDPVWHFIGSLQSRKVKDLIDIVYMIHSLDRLSLAKEIHKRANQPIDCFVQVNTSGEESKHGLHPDDVHSFIEKLAPYTNVRVVGLMTMAPHVEDEATLRSTFSKLRMLKDEIMAKQLDYAPCSYLSMGMSNDYQIAIEEGATHIRIGTKLVGSK, via the coding sequence TTGTCACTGGAATCGAATTTATCCACGATATTAAACAATGTTAGACAATCCTGTGAAAAAGTCGGCAGAAATCATGACGAAATTACCATCATCGGTGTGACAAAATATGTTACAATAGAGCGAGCACAAGAAGCGGTCGACAAGGGTATTAAACATTTAGGGGAAAATCGGCTAGAAGGACTTCTGGAAAAACAGCAAAGTTTGTCCGAAGATCCGGTTTGGCATTTTATCGGTTCCCTTCAGTCGAGAAAAGTAAAGGACCTCATTGACATTGTATATATGATCCATTCCTTGGACCGTTTGTCCCTTGCGAAAGAAATTCATAAACGTGCTAATCAACCAATCGATTGTTTCGTACAAGTCAATACGAGTGGAGAAGAGTCTAAGCATGGTCTTCATCCAGATGATGTACATAGCTTTATAGAGAAGCTTGCACCTTACACAAATGTACGTGTTGTTGGACTTATGACGATGGCACCACATGTGGAGGATGAAGCGACATTACGGAGTACGTTTTCCAAACTTAGAATGCTAAAAGACGAGATTATGGCCAAGCAATTGGATTATGCACCTTGTTCCTATTTATCGATGGGAATGAGTAATGATTATCAGATTGCGATTGAAGAAGGTGCGACTCATATTCGTATTGGAACCAAGTTAGTTGGATCAAAATAG
- a CDS encoding cell division protein SepF: protein MSLKNKIKTFFTYDEDEFEYVEEEAAAGIEVPETLSRKNRNVVSLKSVQSTSKVVLCEPRSYSEAQEIADQIVNRRAVVINLQRVDYAQAKRIVDFLSGTVYAVSGQIQKLGENTFLCTPDNVDVSGSISDMLEEEEY from the coding sequence ATGAGTTTAAAGAATAAGATCAAGACTTTCTTTACGTATGATGAAGATGAATTTGAGTATGTAGAAGAAGAAGCTGCAGCAGGAATTGAAGTTCCAGAAACACTTTCTCGTAAAAATCGTAATGTGGTAAGCTTAAAAAGTGTTCAATCAACATCTAAAGTTGTTCTTTGTGAACCGAGATCTTATAGTGAAGCACAGGAAATTGCTGATCAGATCGTAAATCGCCGTGCAGTTGTCATTAACCTGCAACGTGTAGATTATGCACAAGCAAAGCGAATCGTAGACTTTTTAAGTGGAACGGTTTATGCTGTTTCTGGACAGATTCAAAAGCTTGGAGAAAATACCTTTCTCTGTACACCTGACAACGTAGATGTTTCAGGTTCCATTTCGGACATGCTTGAAGAGGAAGAATACTGA
- a CDS encoding YggT family protein, protein MVELYTILSYAIQFYSYALIVYILLSWFPGARESSFGTFLARICEPYLEPFRKIIPPLGMIDISPIVGILVLNFASRGLYVLFTMF, encoded by the coding sequence ATGGTCGAGTTATATACAATATTATCTTATGCAATTCAGTTTTATAGCTACGCGCTAATCGTTTACATTCTGCTATCCTGGTTTCCAGGTGCTCGGGAATCTTCTTTTGGAACATTCTTAGCAAGAATTTGTGAACCTTACTTAGAGCCTTTTCGAAAAATCATTCCACCACTTGGCATGATAGATATTTCACCAATTGTAGGGATTTTAGTACTGAACTTTGCATCAAGAGGATTGTACGTCCTATTTACAATGTTTTAG
- a CDS encoding YlmH family RNA-binding protein → MMDIYQHFRKEEQPFIDQVLSWKEEVSRNHIYKLSDFLDPREQMIFTTLIGKDPEFTHSVFGGDPKAERKKAILAPFYETIAPDRFEITLLEASYPEKFVSLEHRDVLGAFLSLGIQRKKLGDLIAKDGKIQILVSSDISPYVLTNLTEIKKAKVQFKEVSLDKKLSDDSDWIAQESTISSLRLDVVMKETYRMSRQQASMYIQKGLVKVNFRPVEDPSFTIQQEDMISVRGKGRSRLKSIEGVTKKEKYKVTIEKLK, encoded by the coding sequence ATGATGGACATTTATCAACATTTTCGAAAAGAGGAACAACCATTTATCGATCAAGTCCTATCCTGGAAGGAAGAGGTTAGCAGGAATCATATCTATAAACTAAGTGATTTCTTAGATCCGCGAGAGCAAATGATTTTTACAACGCTTATTGGTAAGGATCCAGAGTTTACCCATAGCGTTTTCGGGGGAGATCCGAAAGCAGAACGAAAAAAAGCTATTTTAGCGCCCTTTTATGAGACTATTGCTCCAGACCGATTTGAGATTACGCTTCTAGAAGCTAGTTACCCGGAAAAATTTGTATCACTGGAACACCGGGATGTACTAGGGGCGTTTTTGTCACTTGGTATTCAACGAAAAAAACTTGGCGACCTTATTGCAAAAGATGGTAAAATTCAAATCCTCGTAAGTTCCGATATTTCTCCGTATGTATTAACCAATTTGACGGAGATTAAAAAGGCAAAGGTGCAGTTTAAAGAGGTTTCACTCGACAAAAAACTATCAGATGATTCGGACTGGATTGCCCAGGAAAGTACGATATCTTCTTTACGTTTAGATGTTGTTATGAAGGAGACCTATCGGATGTCTAGGCAACAAGCAAGTATGTATATCCAAAAAGGGTTAGTAAAGGTAAACTTTCGCCCAGTCGAAGATCCTTCTTTTACCATCCAGCAGGAGGATATGATTTCCGTAAGAGGGAAAGGAAGAAGCCGTCTAAAAAGTATTGAAGGGGTAACAAAAAAAGAAAAATATAAAGTGACGATTGAAAAATTGAAATAA
- a CDS encoding DivIVA domain-containing protein, translating into MPLTPLDIHNKEFTRGFRGYDEDEVNEFLDQVIKDYELLIREKKELNEKVDYLNEKLGHFTNIEETLNKSILIAQETAEEVKGNAAKESKLIIKEAEKNADRIINEALHKSRKISIEVEELKKQAKVFRTRLKMLVEAQLDLIESGDWDGLFDVDLGDGQDQDN; encoded by the coding sequence GTGCCATTAACGCCATTAGATATCCATAACAAGGAATTTACTAGAGGGTTTAGAGGATACGATGAGGATGAAGTAAATGAATTCCTCGATCAAGTTATCAAAGACTATGAGCTTCTCATTCGAGAAAAGAAAGAACTTAATGAGAAAGTAGATTATTTGAATGAGAAATTAGGTCATTTCACGAATATTGAAGAAACGTTAAATAAGTCCATTCTCATTGCCCAAGAAACAGCAGAAGAAGTAAAAGGAAATGCGGCAAAAGAATCCAAGCTTATCATTAAAGAAGCAGAGAAAAATGCAGATCGAATTATTAATGAAGCACTCCATAAATCAAGAAAAATTTCTATTGAAGTTGAAGAGCTAAAGAAACAAGCAAAGGTATTCCGTACACGTTTGAAAATGTTAGTGGAAGCTCAGCTTGATTTAATTGAAAGTGGAGATTGGGACGGGCTGTTTGATGTAGATCTTGGAGATGGACAAGATCAAGACAACTAA